GGAGCACTCGACCCGGTTACGGGTTATAACCCCATGAAAGTTGGGTCTCCTTCAGAGCTCAAAGATAAAATTGTCGGATCAATTTTGTGGACTGAAGAGTTTTATAAGAAAGTATCTGAACGGGTACTATTAAATACCTTTTCGCTTTTCCGAGAAGCTAAGCTTCAAGTTTCAATCTCAGATGTCTGTCAGTTCTTAAGAGACCCTTCGTCTTTAGAAGCTAGTATTACAGTGGCCTCGCCTGATCTTGCCGAAGAGTATGAAACACTTCGAGCAATGATTGGCACAAGCCAGAAAAATCTTGAAGGCCTAATGGCCGACCTTGAACTTTGGACTAGAAGCGACATGGGGAAAATCCTCATGAACCACGAATCTGACTCTGTTCTCGATTGGATTAAGGCTAAAAAAGTTGTTTACGTGAGTCTCAATACTCTAGCTTTTGAAGAGTCCGCCAGACGATTCGGAAGGCTTATTCTTCAGGATTTAAAAACTGCCGTGCAACGACTTCAGGCGCTTGACACCAATCAAAGGCCTATTGCATCCGTCTACGTTGATGAGTTTGCCTCAGTCGCATCAAGCGGATTCATTGAATTACTAAATAAGGCGCGAAGTGCAAATGTCCGTCTGACTTTAGCTCATCAAAGCTTAGGAGACTTGACCCAAGTCTCAGATTCATTTGCAGATCAAATTCTTGATAACACGAATGTTAAAATGATTTTTAGGCTCGACAGTCCTGACACGAGTGACTTTTTCTCCAGACTCATTGGTACTCGAAAATCTGAAAAGAAAACGGTTCAGATTTCTGGCAACGGCATTTTAGGTGCGTCCCAAACAGGAATGGGAACCAGCAGAGATACTGAGGAATTTATTTTCTCGCCTAATGAGTTCCGCAGGCTCGCTCGAGGTGAAGCGCTTGTACTCACAAAAATTCCGTTTTCAGTTTCAAAAGTTAGACTTCAAGGGATTTCAAAACGCATTGAAGCGTATGAAGAAAACGAATCAAAAAGGAGGATGAGATGGCCAGGGTTTTCAAAAGGTTAGTTTGCTTGGGATTGGTCAGTGTGACCATTTCCGGTTGCTCAACAATTGGTAAGTCTACCGCAACAGGGGCTGGCGTTGGAGGTTTGGCAGGTGGAATCGCAGGAAGTTTTATTCCAGGCGATGAATCTTCAAAACCTAGAAACGTCATTATTGGTGCGGCTGCTGGTGCAACAATAGGCGCATTGAGCGGCGCGCTTATTCATAAATCCATGGAGGATAAAGAGCGCGAAGCATTCGCAAAAGGGCAAGTTGCTGGCAAAAGCAGTTCTTCTCGCGGGACTACTGTTGCCTCAGGTAATAGTTCAGGCAGTCGCAAGTACGTTCCACCGAAGATTGAACGCAGATGGGTCGAAGATGAAATTCGGGGCAATGTTTTAGTTGAAGCTCACTATGAACAAGTGATCGTCGAAGAAGGACACTGGGAGTAAATGATGAATAAAACAGGACGCATTTATCTTCAGCAAACAGATCGCGAGTTTTTAGAAATGTGCTGCCATTTTGGATATCTAACGGCCAACCACTTTGCAGAGTGGATCTACAAAGGGACAATCCCTAATGCGAGAAGAAGACTACTGATGCTTTGTAAGGCAGGATACCTTCGCTTCGTTAGCCGTCGAGAAGAGGCCGGTCTTAAAAAAGTATACATTCCAAATCTCGAGAAACTTGTCGGAATTGTAGAAGACCAGGAACTTGAGAGAGGTAAATTGAGCTGCCAATCAAAGCCATGGTTTAGGTCTTTGAGTCGGCATGAGGATATAGTTCGTGATTGGGCAATCAGACTGCAAAAGGCTTTTCCAGAAGCTGATGTGGATCTGGATTTCATGTATTTGAAATCATCCGAAAATTCAAATAAGGTAGATCCACGTGCCTGCAGCTTGTTCCCAGATATTACACTTCGCAGATGGGGAAAGCCTGACATTGCATTTGAAGTAGAGCTAAGTAGGAAATGTTCGAGCCGTTACTTAAGAAAACTATTAAGTCTTTTGGCTTCTCCAAATAGGCCTACAGTCTATCTCGTTGAAGATTCCTCGGTATTTGCCGCAGTTCATAAGCAAATTGACATCGCTCGCCAAATTCTCAAGCGGAGAAACCAACAAACGAAGTCTGAAGTGTTACTTATACTCTGTAGCACGGTTCAAGGTGATGGAAAACTCGCTCAGCTCGTCGAAAAAATTGAATCCGGAAAGTGCGCTTCTGAGTGCGCTACTATTGAACGCACCAAAGAGCGCACTTTAAAAGATAAAGAGAATTTAGAGATGATTAGTTAAAACAGTTATTTAAGCTCGCCCGCGCACTCAGGCGGCACTCCTTTAATGCTCACTGACCACCCCCTCTCTACGTAAACTTCGAGAGAAGGTGGTCAGTGAGCGGAGTAGCAAGCCAGAAGTGCACGGGCGAAAAATAAGAAGGAGAATTTCAATGAGTGAAGTTAAAGAAAAAAAAGAAAAGACAAAGATAAAAACAGAAAAAGCAAAACAATGGAAGGTCGGGATTACTGAACAGGGTTGGAAGATACTTGAGAAATTTGTAGTAGATGTAAATAAGACGTCAAAAAGAAAGATCAGGGTTCCAGAGGTCTTGGAATTCGCTGTTGAGAAATTGGTCGTGCGGGACATTCCCAAAGTCCAAGAGCGTTCTTATACGGCCGACGATAAAATGGAAGTCATGTTTGACGAATACAATGCCCGAAATCCGGAAAAGCCAATGAGCCGAGATGAGTTTAAGGCCGCAATGATTACGGCATTCGAAAAGCAGGTATTAAGCAAACTGGCAAAGGCCCAAAAGCTTGAACTTGATGTTCAGCCGGCGGATGAATAAGTCGTAATTTCAACGGGTTATATCTGAATAAACCTGTGCTATAAATAGTAAGAACTGGAGAGTCATATGGATACAAAGAAATATAAGACACCTCAAAAAAATGCCGGCACTCGTTTAAGGGAGCTTTCCAAGAAACGACGTGAAAGCATCAAGCCTTCAAAAGAGTTTCTGGAGATATTTGAGAAGCCCGCTAAAGATGAAGAGGAAAACAAGAAGTCGGCAAGGCCAAGTCAAGACCGTGATGCTGAGGTCTAAACATGGCATCTCGCATCTGGCACTTTAACGATATTTCTACGCTATCCTCCAAATACCCAGCTATCAAACAAGGCTGTTTGGTTGATACCAGCATACTTTTCGCCGCAACTTATGATCCTGATAAGTTCAATACAGACGCTGTCCAACTCTTTGATTATCTTGCGGAGCTACAAATCCCGCTATTTGCTAATGTAAACATTCGCGCTGAATTTCTTGATCAGCATCGAAGGGTCATGATCCCTGAAGGGTTGGCTTCGATGTTTGTCGAAGGCGGGAGCAAACTCGACCGGCCGCTTTACTTGAAATTGCAAAGTATAAACACCTCAATGGCTGAGGCTCGTAGAACGGGCGAAGCCTTTAAGTTCAATGAAGACCAAATCAAAAGGTGGCGCGAAGTTATACGACAATATTCACCTGGTCGGATTGATGGCTGGGAATATTTTTGCACACAATTCCTCAAGGGTTACATTGAACCAATTTGGGATGAAGCTGAAGAGGATCTCGGAATTCAATTTCTGTCCGTTAGAGAAGAAGATAAAGACGACTGGCTTCAGACAGAATTGAAGTGGGATGATGTTGCATCTTTGGTAGGCCGCTTTGGCTTTGGTTCATTTGACGCGATGATTGTGAACTTATTTGTGAACTCCAAGTTTGCAGCTATAATTACTGCTGACCGCGAGATTGCCTATGCAATTGAAAGTCTCGGACTAGAAGATAAATTTGCGATCATCCCGAAAGGACTATCGATTTAATAAAACGCTGCGTACGGAAGAACCGTCAGCGCCCTTACAATAATAACCTGTCTTTACGTTATGTGGAATAACCCGACGTTAAAGGCTTCCCCCGCCCACCGCTCCTGTTGAGCGTTATGGCGTACACGGAGGTCGACATGCGTCGGGATTTTCGGTATAACGATCCTGCAAACAGTGCACAAAGCACAGAGCTCTTTCACAACGAAATAGAACGAGAGTGGCTAACGACGGAAGAGGCTGCTTACCTTCTCTCGATCTCTGCCAATGCACTTAGAATTATGGTTCATAGAAATCAAATTCGAGTTTTTCGCTTTGGGAGAAGATTGAGATTTAAGGCTGACGATTGCCGAGCTCTAGTCCTTGAGAAAGGAGTCTAGAACAATGGCGATTCGCACCTATGAAGAGAATGGTAAGAAGCTTTATGAGGTCTACGTTAACGGAATAGATGCTAGTGGAGTTCGAATCCAACGGAAACGCAGGGGTATTGATACCTTAAGAAAAGCGCAGTCCATTGAATTTGAACTTAAGCGCGAGCTCGCAGTTTCGCGCGATGAGAAAAAAGCCCATTTGTGGCCCGACTGGTTTGATGTCTGCATGACTCGTATGAAGTACGATTGCAGACCCTCAACAATTATCAACTACACGTTGACGGTCGGAAAATGGGCTCATCCTCAGTGGAAGAATTTAGAACTTGGAGCCATTACAAAAGCTCAAGTCTATGAACTTGTCTTTGAGCAAAGCCCTGGGCTTAAAACGCCTAACGCCAAAAAAAACCTTCTCAAAATGGTGAAAAGGATTTTTCAAATGGCGATAGAGGAAGGAATTCTTGATCGCAATCCCTGCATAGGAATTACGATTAAAATTCCAGAGCTTGATCAGAAGGTTCTAACAAACGCAGAGGCTGAGATTTTTCTCAAAGAAGCAAAAGCTGTAAACCACAGATTTTATCCAATCTGGGTTATGGCGCTTCTCACTGGGTTACGCTCAGGAGAAATGTACGCCCTTCGATGGACGGACATTGATTTTGATGCGCGACTTATTTCTATAACGAGACAATGGACCTCAAAAGGCGGGTTTGGCCCAACAAAGTCGAGACTCAATCGTGTCGTACCTGTATCTGAGGATCTGCTGAAGTTTTTAAAAGAACTAAAACTTCAAAGAGCCAGTGAAGATGAATTTGTTCTCCCCCACTTAAGAGAGTGGACTGATGGAGAGCAAGCAAGGGTCACACGAGATTTTTGTGCGGCAGTTGGAGTTACACCTGTTAAGTTCCACGATCTCAGGGCTACTTTTATAACTAACTTACTGGCACGCGGAGAGTCCCTTGCCAGGGTTATGTCCGTTGTTGGACATAACGAGCTTAAGACCACAAACGGCTACCTTCGTAGGGCTGGTGTTGAGGTGGTAGGAGCTACCGAAAAGTTAGGGTATAAACTACCTGTTGAGAACGCGGGAGCGAAGGTTCTGAGCATTATAAAAGGCTCAGAGTCATGATTTCCGGTGACATGCTTCTTTTGGCTTCTTATGCTTCTTTTTGAAGTTGCAAAATGAATAATTACGCGAGGTTAAGTAAATTTACGTACACCCCGCCATTTATCTAAATCAGTTACATTT
The sequence above is a segment of the Oligoflexia bacterium genome. Coding sequences within it:
- a CDS encoding TraM recognition domain-containing protein, with translation MKFFKKATEGLYLGLNEVERATYLPDLSRTMHTQILGATGVGKTESGIFPMIFDDLLTGRSVLFIDPKADSSTIQTLIQLCSISGRSQDLIHIDLGALDPVTGYNPMKVGSPSELKDKIVGSILWTEEFYKKVSERVLLNTFSLFREAKLQVSISDVCQFLRDPSSLEASITVASPDLAEEYETLRAMIGTSQKNLEGLMADLELWTRSDMGKILMNHESDSVLDWIKAKKVVYVSLNTLAFEESARRFGRLILQDLKTAVQRLQALDTNQRPIASVYVDEFASVASSGFIELLNKARSANVRLTLAHQSLGDLTQVSDSFADQILDNTNVKMIFRLDSPDTSDFFSRLIGTRKSEKKTVQISGNGILGASQTGMGTSRDTEEFIFSPNEFRRLARGEALVLTKIPFSVSKVRLQGISKRIEAYEENESKRRMRWPGFSKG
- a CDS encoding site-specific integrase; this translates as MAIRTYEENGKKLYEVYVNGIDASGVRIQRKRRGIDTLRKAQSIEFELKRELAVSRDEKKAHLWPDWFDVCMTRMKYDCRPSTIINYTLTVGKWAHPQWKNLELGAITKAQVYELVFEQSPGLKTPNAKKNLLKMVKRIFQMAIEEGILDRNPCIGITIKIPELDQKVLTNAEAEIFLKEAKAVNHRFYPIWVMALLTGLRSGEMYALRWTDIDFDARLISITRQWTSKGGFGPTKSRLNRVVPVSEDLLKFLKELKLQRASEDEFVLPHLREWTDGEQARVTRDFCAAVGVTPVKFHDLRATFITNLLARGESLARVMSVVGHNELKTTNGYLRRAGVEVVGATEKLGYKLPVENAGAKVLSIIKGSES